In the Mycobacterium adipatum genome, one interval contains:
- a CDS encoding type VII secretion target → MTQPNEPTPTPAPNIIYPSGPPGGFDDGSPLYPEGAPGPDGTWQVPQYPPHIPESQFDTSQGMPRSTLDGIHGTGDDEPIRWSPSHPGELPPYWMHDYVQDQTDPGLWWPDKRPLAPGSVQPAGLHSGDDKGGNHGSGEGKLDVNPADLTNVSEQYAELQAAAAAIGPQAVDEVNRIIASHGAMGYPVAVGVVAGLGRRQAALEKKAADFGVYSTRFTEHAAAYQTGDSEGARRIQSVSVSDPDDWFTAPGWHDDNVAVDPGGAAAGPNAGPAIPPGLL, encoded by the coding sequence ATGACTCAACCGAACGAGCCGACACCCACCCCCGCACCGAACATCATCTACCCCTCCGGACCGCCCGGAGGCTTCGACGACGGCTCACCGCTGTACCCGGAGGGCGCTCCCGGCCCCGACGGCACCTGGCAGGTCCCCCAGTACCCGCCTCACATCCCCGAATCGCAGTTCGACACCTCACAAGGAATGCCGCGCTCCACCCTCGACGGAATCCACGGCACCGGTGACGACGAACCCATCCGGTGGTCACCAAGTCACCCCGGCGAGCTGCCGCCCTACTGGATGCACGACTACGTGCAGGACCAGACCGACCCCGGCCTGTGGTGGCCCGACAAACGTCCCCTTGCCCCCGGCTCCGTCCAACCGGCCGGCCTGCACAGCGGTGACGACAAGGGCGGCAACCACGGTTCCGGTGAGGGCAAGCTCGATGTCAATCCGGCTGATCTGACCAACGTCAGTGAGCAGTACGCCGAGTTGCAGGCTGCGGCCGCGGCGATCGGTCCGCAGGCCGTCGACGAGGTGAATCGGATCATCGCCAGCCACGGTGCGATGGGCTATCCGGTGGCGGTCGGCGTGGTGGCCGGATTGGGGCGCCGACAGGCGGCGCTGGAGAAGAAGGCCGCCGACTTCGGGGTGTACTCGACGCGGTTCACCGAGCACGCCGCGGCGTATCAGACCGGTGACTCCGAGGGCGCCCGACGCATCCAATCGGTGTCGGTCAGCGATCCCGACGACTGGTTCACCGCACCCGGCTGGCACGACGACAACGTGGCCGTTGATCCAGGCGGTGCCGCCGCAGGCCCCAACGCCGGCCCCGCGATTCCGCCGGGGTTGCTGTAG
- the eccB gene encoding type VII secretion protein EccB, protein MTTPLQPRRGFKSKSAEPGPTSQRTRPWGFVTKHQISGWRFLIRRISNGVALRDTRMLTDPLRRQGRALSVGLMLGVILLAGAFILSILRPAGTSGGQAILAERSTNALYVRIDDELHPVLNLASARLIVGKPENPTVVKPSEIDKFPLGNTLGIPNAPSRMEQNPTRDARWMVCDAVGGPDAGTTIISGDPVPGPGHATPMQDNAAVLATDNGDQSTWLIWGNKRSEIDLNNAAVTAAVGINVDTPNPRTIDRSLLNLIPESPPLAVPFIANAGDPPRFPWPVAGQQAPLIGSVVVDRDENNQLRYYVVTAEGIQPISPVIAAILRANDAYGLVEPPALTPDQIAKAPKAEPVPVEDYPTDALQIIDPTTDPVSCGQWVKLDGAPTSSLTLLVGQSLPVAEDTKPVTLTGAGPTSAQRAILPKGRGFYVQVTGQQPESATKESTFWVSDLGVRYGLEAPSTPGGAGGGPAESLGMTAEPLPIPWSLLSLFAPGPTLSKDDALVAH, encoded by the coding sequence GTGACGACACCGCTTCAGCCGCGGCGTGGCTTCAAATCCAAGAGCGCAGAGCCCGGCCCGACATCGCAGCGCACCCGCCCGTGGGGATTCGTCACCAAACACCAGATCTCCGGATGGCGCTTCCTGATTCGACGGATCAGCAATGGTGTCGCGTTGCGCGACACCCGCATGCTCACCGACCCGCTGCGCCGTCAGGGCCGCGCCCTGAGCGTCGGTCTGATGCTGGGAGTGATCCTGCTGGCCGGCGCGTTCATCCTGTCGATCCTGCGGCCGGCCGGGACCAGCGGCGGACAGGCCATCCTCGCGGAGCGCTCCACCAATGCGCTGTACGTTCGCATCGACGACGAACTGCACCCGGTGCTCAATCTCGCCAGCGCACGGCTGATCGTCGGCAAGCCCGAAAATCCCACCGTGGTCAAGCCCAGCGAGATCGACAAGTTTCCCCTCGGCAACACCCTCGGCATTCCCAACGCGCCGTCTCGGATGGAACAGAACCCCACCCGCGACGCCCGGTGGATGGTCTGCGATGCCGTGGGTGGCCCCGACGCCGGAACCACGATCATCTCCGGCGATCCGGTGCCCGGCCCGGGACACGCCACACCGATGCAGGACAACGCAGCGGTCCTGGCCACTGACAACGGCGACCAGAGCACCTGGCTGATCTGGGGTAACAAGCGCAGTGAGATCGACTTGAACAACGCCGCGGTCACCGCAGCCGTCGGCATCAACGTCGACACCCCCAATCCGCGCACCATCGACCGCTCGCTGCTAAACCTCATCCCCGAATCCCCGCCGCTTGCAGTGCCGTTCATCGCCAACGCCGGCGATCCGCCGCGTTTCCCGTGGCCAGTGGCCGGGCAACAGGCTCCGTTGATCGGGTCGGTCGTCGTCGACCGGGACGAGAACAACCAGCTGCGCTATTACGTCGTCACCGCCGAAGGGATTCAGCCGATCTCCCCAGTGATCGCTGCGATCCTGCGCGCCAACGACGCCTACGGCCTCGTCGAACCGCCGGCGCTGACCCCCGACCAGATCGCAAAGGCGCCCAAAGCCGAGCCGGTCCCGGTCGAGGACTATCCGACCGATGCGCTTCAGATCATCGACCCCACAACCGATCCCGTGTCGTGCGGGCAGTGGGTGAAGCTCGACGGCGCACCGACGTCAAGTCTGACCCTGCTGGTTGGCCAATCCCTTCCCGTTGCCGAGGACACCAAGCCGGTGACTCTCACCGGCGCCGGCCCCACCTCCGCGCAGCGCGCCATCCTGCCCAAGGGCCGCGGCTTCTACGTCCAGGTCACCGGTCAGCAGCCGGAATCGGCGACCAAGGAGTCGACGTTCTGGGTGTCCGACCTCGGGGTGCGCTACGGGCTGGAGGCCCCGAGTACCCCCGGCGGCGCCGGTGGGGGTCCAGCCGAGTCGCTCGGCATGACCGCCGAACCTCTCCCCATCCCCTGGTCATTGCTGAGCCTGTTCGCCCCAGGGCCCACCTTGTCCAAAGACGATGCGCTGGTTGCGCACTAA
- a CDS encoding bacterial transcriptional activator domain-containing protein, with amino-acid sequence MTSTIAASSTPVTSWWYGQGRAVDVVRRLESLYSLSPAPAGPAGLITARRDELVVTFVAGLKSPLPYPWRTADSTNEARIPWEAVDPDLAPDPDRPVYLVAFGTTDEGALIGLNLAAFQRISIDGDANVATALISRWVLELLTTHPDITIGVTPDLWRGPLTTRVRPVAVGRVPQVDVLICGPDLTYTDRAQIVSNAASKIMVDLGKDAAVDTKWTITCGPDRLGQISNGVTRPMSATLILPSPAVIERCADLLTDQPAVAATPLEPAAAASEQLQPADEFDDTNTDPRLPAWTPAAEGEASAEPIDFFARSAPIAAAGTDDDAASWPAEDDGPAAADRPDVGAAPLPAPLAATPAPDTRDDRTAAEAATPAPELAQTSGAVGDDAIGESAAETAAPEIAPIWNRILGQVDLKPPHSAQAPGPREKRLNELTVFLQHNRFADSGEIIRAVFNGGASEKTVTQQVSLLRARLGVTHVGGPKALPPMKDGGYVLHNAVRSDWLEFERLVEILIDTTSTANLIAAMSLVTGPPLGGVPPKEWAWTKDLRDEIRDRVAGAAVVLAGRHHSTKNFSAAVEIARKGLWYDNARQDLWQIGMQAALDGHDKDAYRALRSQYLSTVPGPDRDPAVLDLTKQAG; translated from the coding sequence ATGACGTCGACCATCGCTGCCAGCAGCACCCCGGTCACCTCCTGGTGGTACGGGCAAGGCCGCGCGGTCGACGTCGTACGGCGGCTGGAATCGCTCTACAGCCTCTCCCCCGCGCCGGCTGGTCCCGCAGGGCTGATCACCGCCCGACGCGACGAGCTGGTGGTCACCTTCGTGGCCGGCCTCAAATCGCCGCTGCCTTACCCCTGGAGAACCGCCGACTCCACCAACGAGGCCCGCATCCCGTGGGAAGCGGTGGACCCCGACCTCGCGCCCGACCCCGACCGCCCGGTCTACCTGGTGGCGTTCGGCACCACTGACGAAGGTGCCCTCATCGGGCTCAATCTTGCAGCGTTTCAACGCATCAGCATCGACGGTGATGCGAACGTCGCCACTGCGCTGATCAGTCGCTGGGTGCTTGAACTGCTGACCACCCACCCCGACATCACCATCGGGGTGACACCCGACTTGTGGCGCGGCCCCCTCACCACTCGTGTGCGACCGGTGGCGGTCGGGCGTGTCCCGCAAGTCGACGTCCTGATCTGCGGACCGGACCTGACCTACACCGACCGCGCGCAGATCGTGTCCAACGCCGCCAGCAAGATCATGGTCGATCTCGGCAAGGACGCCGCCGTCGATACGAAGTGGACCATCACGTGCGGCCCGGATCGGCTCGGCCAGATCAGCAACGGCGTGACCCGGCCCATGTCCGCCACCTTGATCCTCCCGAGCCCCGCCGTCATTGAACGCTGCGCAGATTTGCTCACCGACCAGCCTGCAGTGGCCGCCACCCCGCTCGAACCCGCTGCAGCGGCCTCCGAGCAGCTGCAGCCCGCAGACGAGTTCGATGACACCAACACCGACCCCCGGCTGCCTGCGTGGACACCGGCCGCCGAAGGCGAAGCCAGCGCTGAGCCGATCGACTTCTTCGCCCGTTCAGCCCCCATCGCCGCCGCAGGGACCGATGACGACGCTGCCTCATGGCCAGCCGAGGACGATGGCCCCGCCGCGGCGGACCGGCCGGACGTCGGCGCTGCACCGCTTCCGGCCCCCCTCGCCGCGACCCCGGCGCCGGACACGCGCGACGACCGGACCGCTGCTGAGGCCGCGACCCCGGCCCCCGAACTCGCGCAGACATCCGGTGCGGTCGGGGATGACGCCATCGGCGAGTCCGCGGCGGAAACGGCGGCACCCGAGATCGCGCCCATCTGGAACCGCATCCTCGGCCAGGTCGACCTCAAGCCACCCCACAGCGCTCAGGCACCCGGCCCACGCGAGAAGCGTCTCAACGAACTGACGGTTTTTCTGCAGCACAACCGCTTCGCTGACAGCGGCGAGATTATCCGCGCAGTCTTCAACGGAGGGGCCTCAGAAAAGACCGTTACACAACAGGTTTCACTGCTACGTGCGCGGCTCGGAGTGACCCACGTCGGTGGCCCCAAGGCGCTACCGCCGATGAAAGACGGCGGCTACGTGCTGCACAACGCGGTGCGTTCGGACTGGTTGGAGTTCGAGCGGCTAGTCGAGATCCTCATCGACACCACCTCGACGGCCAACCTGATTGCCGCGATGAGCCTGGTCACCGGCCCGCCCCTGGGCGGGGTGCCGCCGAAGGAGTGGGCCTGGACCAAGGACCTGCGCGACGAGATCCGCGATCGCGTCGCCGGAGCCGCGGTCGTCCTCGCCGGCCGCCACCACTCAACCAAGAACTTCAGTGCTGCAGTGGAAATCGCACGCAAAGGACTCTGGTACGACAACGCACGCCAAGATCTGTGGCAGATCGGTATGCAGGCCGCTCTGGACGGGCACGACAAGGACGCATACCGCGCGCTGCGCAGCCAATACCTCAGCACCGTGCCCGGACCCGACCGGGATCCGGCAGTACTCGATTTGACCAAACAAGCAGGGTAG
- the eccA gene encoding type VII secretion AAA-ATPase EccA: MIDHDALDLFTSSCAALGAEVFGRRQVADLRQARIGFERLTAQYPDLCDGWLGLAASGATDRVVLESAYRALDTAGELISAADVAADAVDFPFDTGLYVQLHARGADGVVMACAAARARDGDYSAARDLLDDRLLHAHPQHAGWVLAVIFFRAKRWHDVRRVLAPLTPQARNDPYLFQAMSVAQGLATAYLGLWEPAFDQLSDHGQGPIPAASSEALLAAALSARALGRADTATALLNEAYGIAGIQDNVRATIGTALSDPGYGIQPTTAARIDARTDYWDPDTEPGERDFARQLGASRREELRAEADAELAEFVGMAEVKEQIARLESSVRATKQREALGLPVRNKSLHLVLKGPPGTGKTTIARVIAKLLCAADVLPSDTFVETGRADLVDKIIGGSEAKVRQIIDRIIDSGGGVLFIDEAYALTDSGSENDFGPLVIAELIRAMTNHADKLMVIAAGYADKMQEFLDSNEGLRGRFTRAITLPSYSVDELVEITTRKAVKGGSIVEDVEPLRQAYADLSAATALDTTGRRRPALDVLGNARLADNLIGFAEEERDHRLDVTGKLGPDTTAEELQTITGDDLRAAVSREIGRAEKEQNIELSRGATGGAQ, from the coding sequence GTGATCGACCACGACGCGCTGGACCTGTTCACCAGCAGCTGCGCCGCCCTGGGGGCTGAGGTGTTCGGCCGCCGGCAGGTCGCCGACCTACGTCAGGCCCGCATCGGGTTCGAGCGACTGACCGCGCAGTACCCCGACCTGTGCGACGGATGGCTAGGCCTGGCCGCCAGCGGCGCCACCGACCGCGTGGTGCTGGAGAGTGCCTACCGCGCCCTCGACACCGCCGGCGAGCTGATCTCAGCTGCCGACGTCGCCGCCGACGCCGTGGACTTCCCGTTCGACACCGGCCTGTACGTGCAGCTGCACGCCCGCGGCGCCGACGGGGTGGTCATGGCCTGCGCTGCGGCACGGGCACGCGACGGCGACTACAGCGCCGCCCGAGACCTGCTCGACGACCGACTGCTGCACGCACATCCGCAGCACGCCGGCTGGGTCCTGGCCGTCATCTTCTTCCGCGCCAAGCGCTGGCACGACGTGCGTCGGGTGTTGGCGCCGCTCACACCGCAGGCCCGCAACGACCCCTATCTCTTCCAGGCGATGTCGGTCGCGCAGGGCCTGGCTACCGCCTACCTCGGTCTGTGGGAGCCGGCATTCGACCAATTGAGCGACCACGGGCAGGGCCCCATTCCCGCGGCCAGCTCCGAAGCCTTGCTGGCCGCCGCGCTGTCGGCGCGCGCGTTGGGCCGTGCCGACACCGCCACGGCACTGTTGAACGAGGCCTACGGCATCGCCGGCATCCAGGACAATGTGCGCGCGACGATCGGCACCGCGCTCAGCGACCCCGGTTACGGCATCCAACCGACCACCGCAGCCCGCATCGACGCCCGCACCGACTACTGGGACCCTGACACCGAGCCTGGCGAGCGTGACTTCGCCCGTCAGCTCGGCGCGTCCCGCCGGGAAGAACTTCGCGCCGAAGCCGACGCAGAACTCGCCGAGTTCGTCGGCATGGCCGAAGTCAAAGAGCAGATCGCGCGACTGGAATCCAGTGTTCGCGCCACCAAACAACGTGAGGCTCTGGGACTTCCGGTCCGCAACAAGTCGTTGCACCTGGTTCTCAAAGGACCGCCGGGAACCGGCAAAACCACCATCGCGCGCGTGATCGCCAAGCTGCTGTGCGCCGCCGACGTCCTGCCGTCAGACACGTTCGTCGAAACCGGGCGCGCCGACCTGGTCGACAAGATCATCGGCGGCTCCGAGGCGAAGGTTCGACAGATCATCGACCGCATCATCGACAGCGGCGGCGGTGTCCTGTTCATCGACGAGGCATACGCGTTGACCGACTCCGGTTCCGAGAACGACTTCGGCCCGCTGGTGATCGCCGAACTGATCCGCGCCATGACCAATCACGCCGACAAGCTGATGGTGATCGCCGCCGGATACGCCGACAAGATGCAGGAGTTCCTGGACTCCAATGAAGGCCTGCGCGGGCGCTTCACTCGTGCGATTACCCTGCCCTCCTACTCCGTGGACGAACTCGTCGAGATCACCACCCGCAAGGCAGTCAAGGGCGGCAGCATCGTCGAAGACGTCGAACCGCTTCGCCAGGCCTACGCCGACCTCAGTGCCGCCACCGCACTGGACACCACTGGTCGCCGCCGCCCGGCGCTCGACGTGCTCGGCAACGCCCGCCTCGCTGACAACCTGATCGGCTTCGCCGAAGAGGAACGCGATCACCGACTCGACGTCACCGGCAAGCTCGGCCCCGACACCACCGCCGAGGAACTGCAGACCATCACCGGAGATGACCTGCGCGCCGCGGTCTCCCGCGAAATCGGTCGCGCCGAAAAAGAACAGAACATCGAACTGAGCCGAGGCGCGACCGGAGGTGCGCAGTGA
- a CDS encoding Fis family transcriptional regulator → MAALNVDTDGFRRTGELVELAGVLLGSDFDDPTPTPACASDPASETIMRNLNARHQWLLGHVRAGSDQATNAAAGMNDTAASYEIGDSQGAASFGQFGGSSSVGAPAATMSSFTRPAAAPSAMPTFDPIPDVSGTEGESLAQQLEAGAGPGPAVSAATRLNTLASRAAAANASLVNAQAELLATGESAATPGMAAKLTRGIAFTEAVAEHATALAAGYESAGNLHTLTYGQVGPSASWASLKTQLAEAQGLRAAFGESYQPLVDAYQQTLDDKEALKGVAATGLQAGGEVVSTPLGDIPDPGMDPNSQEPGESDKKKGEGERTGEAEDPASGGMQDMLQPLMGALGPLTQSLGKANPLQSVGQMAQQLGEQVSKLGGDAAKTAAGSSPLKPAAMAKPLAGAGKGSGGGGGGGSPIKPSSNLPGATHPASLTGSPSATPSSAAAPVKPAVAAAAGSGAMGGGMMPMGGRPGGDNKTSKINSYEDPLAEVEGSGRPGVVGEIPKAAAPVVNPDAQNAVKERLARRKKDVAGDGDG, encoded by the coding sequence ATGGCCGCTTTGAATGTCGACACCGACGGGTTCCGCCGCACCGGCGAACTCGTCGAACTCGCCGGGGTGCTGCTGGGCTCAGATTTCGACGACCCGACACCGACGCCGGCCTGTGCGTCGGATCCGGCGTCGGAGACCATCATGCGCAATCTCAACGCCCGCCATCAGTGGTTGCTCGGGCACGTCCGCGCCGGATCCGACCAGGCCACCAACGCGGCCGCCGGCATGAACGACACCGCCGCCAGCTATGAGATCGGCGACAGCCAGGGCGCAGCCTCCTTCGGTCAGTTCGGTGGAAGCTCATCAGTCGGCGCGCCAGCTGCGACGATGAGCAGCTTCACTCGCCCCGCAGCAGCCCCGTCCGCCATGCCCACCTTCGACCCGATCCCCGATGTCAGTGGCACTGAGGGCGAGTCGCTGGCCCAGCAGCTGGAAGCCGGTGCCGGCCCCGGCCCGGCCGTATCCGCTGCGACTCGGCTGAACACCCTGGCCTCCCGTGCCGCTGCCGCCAACGCCAGCCTGGTCAATGCCCAGGCAGAACTGCTGGCCACTGGTGAGTCTGCGGCGACACCGGGGATGGCCGCCAAACTGACTCGAGGAATCGCCTTCACCGAAGCCGTGGCCGAGCACGCCACGGCGCTCGCGGCCGGATACGAGTCGGCAGGCAACCTGCATACGCTGACCTATGGTCAGGTCGGCCCGTCGGCAAGTTGGGCGAGCCTGAAAACTCAACTGGCAGAGGCACAGGGACTCAGGGCGGCGTTCGGTGAGTCGTACCAGCCCCTCGTGGATGCCTACCAACAAACCCTCGACGACAAGGAAGCCCTCAAAGGGGTGGCCGCGACTGGTTTGCAGGCCGGCGGTGAGGTCGTGAGCACCCCACTCGGTGATATCCCCGACCCGGGCATGGACCCCAACAGTCAGGAACCAGGCGAGTCGGACAAGAAAAAGGGCGAGGGCGAAAGGACGGGCGAGGCCGAGGACCCGGCATCGGGCGGCATGCAGGACATGTTGCAGCCGCTGATGGGTGCACTCGGCCCGCTGACGCAGTCGCTCGGCAAGGCCAATCCCCTGCAGTCGGTCGGTCAAATGGCCCAACAGCTCGGCGAGCAGGTGAGCAAGCTTGGCGGGGATGCTGCGAAGACGGCCGCCGGCAGCAGCCCTCTCAAGCCCGCCGCCATGGCCAAGCCTCTTGCCGGTGCCGGGAAAGGCAGCGGTGGTGGCGGTGGTGGGGGCAGTCCCATCAAACCGTCAAGCAACCTGCCCGGCGCCACCCATCCCGCGTCGTTGACCGGTTCGCCTAGCGCCACACCGTCGAGCGCCGCTGCACCCGTGAAGCCCGCGGTGGCGGCCGCGGCGGGCAGCGGTGCAATGGGCGGCGGCATGATGCCGATGGGAGGTCGGCCCGGCGGTGACAACAAGACCTCCAAGATCAACAGCTACGAGGACCCGCTGGCCGAGGTGGAGGGCAGCGGCCGCCCCGGCGTCGTCGGCGAGATACCCAAGGCTGCTGCGCCCGTGGTGAATCCTGACGCGCAGAACGCCGTCAAAGAACGCTTGGCGCGCCGGAAGAAAGACGTTGCCGGCGACGGCGATGGATAG